In Arachis hypogaea cultivar Tifrunner chromosome 2, arahy.Tifrunner.gnm2.J5K5, whole genome shotgun sequence, a genomic segment contains:
- the LOC112722657 gene encoding uncharacterized protein — protein MGATPFYPSILKVRLPKNFDKPTDMRYDGTKDPQEHLTAFEARMNLEGVGDAVRCRAFPVTLADPAIRWFNALPQGSITAFVNIFQSFLARFTTSIAKAKHPINLLGVTQKPREPTRKFLDRFNDECLEIDGLTDSVASLCLTNGLLNDNFRKHLTTKHFWSMQEIQRVAKEYINDEEVSQVVAGNKWQLSNPLGWQAPQVDRYKEDPKDGTLDK, from the coding sequence ATGGGAGCCACTCCTTTCTACCCCTCGATCCTCAAGGTCCGGCTCCCGAAAAACTTCGACAAGCCGACAGACATGAGGTACGATGGGACTAAGGATCCCCAGGAGCACCTCACAGCCTTTGAAGCAAGAATGAACTTGGAAGGGGTGGGTGATGCGGTCCGATGCCGAGCGTTCCCTGTGACGCTAGCCGACCCAGCGATTcgatggttcaacgccctcccacaAGGGTCCATCACAGCTTTTGTGAACATCTTCCAAAGCTTCCTGGCTCGGTTCACGACAAGCATAGCCAAGGCCAAGCACCCAATCAACTTGCTAGGGGTTACCCAAAAGCCCAGAGAGCCGACCAGAAAGTTCCTAGACAGATTCAACGATGAGTGCCTAGAGATTGACGGCCTTACGGACTCAGTCGCTAGTCTTTGCCTAACAAACGGCCTGCTAAACGATAACTTTAGAAAGCACCTCACTACCAAGCATTTCTGGTCCATGCAAGAGATTCAAAGGGTGGCCAAGGAATACATCAATGATGAGGAAGTGAGTCAGGTTGTAGCAGGCAACAAATGGCAGCTCTCAAACCCCCTAGGTTGGCAGGCCCCCCAGGTCGACAGGTACAAAGAAGATCCCAAGGACGGCACCCTAGATAAGTAG